The genomic stretch TGTACCTCAATCTCCATCTCGAAGGTTTCGCAGGCTGCTTGGGTGAATGTCTCGACGAGAGAAGAGAGACTCAGATCCGCTAAACCGGGTGGAGCTTCGGGGATGGATTCAGAAAACACTTGATGCCAGAGTTGGCGATCGCCATTAAGCCGCATAGAGCCATGTTGCAGCACGGTGGAACCCTGCCAAACTTGAGCGCTACCGATGAGCTTGTAGCCCGATTCTAAGACTAAATCTGCTCCTGTAGCGGTGGCAAAACAGTTGGGAACTTGGGCATAACCGCGACCGGCTGAACCATAGTGCAGTTCAAAACCGAGCGATCGCCACCCGCGAATCAGAAACTCACAAATCTGCTCATAGGCCGCCACTCGATTGGCAAACCGTCCAGAATACACCACCGCATACGTTAAATCACCCTGATGGAGAACCCCGCGCCCCCCCGTAGGTCGTTTCACTAACTCGACTGGTTTTCCTTGCC from Roseofilum capinflatum BLCC-M114 encodes the following:
- a CDS encoding lipoate--protein ligase family protein, whose amino-acid sequence is MAIDRWLWKQHQQGNLPPILRFYTWNPAAISLGYHQKHWPESWQSLQWQGKPVELVKRPTGGRGVLHQGDLTYAVVYSGRFANRVAAYEQICEFLIRGWRSLGFELHYGSAGRGYAQVPNCFATATGADLVLESGYKLIGSAQVWQGSTVLQHGSMRLNGDRQLWHQVFSESIPEAPPGLADLSLSSLVETFTQAACETFEMEIEVQPLSEQEWEDIRAPSL